The DNA sequence CTCTCCCCTGGATGGTCTCTTATCTCTCAAGACTTCTGCCTTACGATGATGCGGATAAAAGCTGTAGTTAGTTTatggagaaaagaaaatgtacATGAACAGCTCTATAGATTGTAGAAAACCACAGAGAAATATACATGTTCCCTTATGACTTTTGCACTGCCAAAAATTTCCTTGAGAAAAATCAAGAACGCGTTGTATTACTTTTTGCTAAATCGTGCCCTACATTCTATCAACTCATTCCTCGTGGATACACAAAATTTGGCACATGCTGCCTAAACTCAGATGACCTCTATTACATTCGGAAGGCAACGAGCCTATAACTGTTCCCAGATTATCTAGACTGCAAATAAACTGAACTCATTCGGTCTCTGAGTCATCGCTCTTGTTGTCCACATAAATCTCTGGAACTTCACCGTCTGATgttttctcctcctcctctctcgtcttcctttcctcttcttcctctctttcagTAGCTCGAGCCTTTGCTATTTCAAGCCTAGAACTGACTGCTTCCCACGATACAAGTTTCTCCATGAAGATTGATAAGTAATCTGCTCGCCGGTTCTGAGGGAAGAATCAAAGATGTGGTTGTTAGATGCATTGGTATAAGACAGAATGCATAGGTCCCAAATCACAAGACGGAAGTTCAAATGTTCAATAAACAAAGACTCACCTGAAAATCGAGGTAGTAAGCATGCTGTTGAAACAAAAGCAATTTAAATCTGTTAGTAATGGCTTTTCCCAAATGAACTGAGCAATATAACTATTTCCATATGGGAGGAAACATGTAAATGTCTAATACCTCCCAAACATCGATAGTAAGGAGTGGCTGCAGAAATCAATATGAAAACTCATTACACACAAGGAAGAAAAGTCTTAATGTGAATGGTAAGATTTCCTAAAGACTATAGAGTAGTACAGTACTCATCTTTACTCACAGAATAATCCCAAATAAGCGGGTTAACGGCATTAGGACTCTTCACCACTACAAGCTTCTTGTCTTCATCAGATGGCTTAGGATTTACTGCATTTCCAACATCAAGTCTATTTGCTTTATCTGGAAAAGGCAATACATATATTAGTTTACGCAAATTCAGCATGGAGAGGAACATTAATCTTAAAGCAAATAATCTGAAGTGTCATGGTGGGAAGACAACTACTCACATGCAAGCCAAGCCCAGCCAGAACCCAACTGTGTAGTTGCAGCTGACCTTAAATCGTCAATCAATCTCTCAAAAGAACCAAAGTCTCTATTAATTAGTTCTAGAAGTTCCCCGGATGGTTTTCCCCCGCCACCTGGTTTCATGGATTCCCAGAAGAAGTCATGGTTCCAGATCTGCAAACAGGCCAAAAAAGGAGTGAGTAGTTAACAATATGGCATTGATGCACAACAAAACATTATAAACTTGAAATTGCAAAAAACGCATCAGGTGGATTAATCATTATCTACCTTAACATTCAAGTAGTCGTAAATTTACCAATACCGAATATAAGCTTAAAATGTGTAAGTTGAGATGCACTTCTCCACACTTCCAGAATATAATCAACTAAAACCATTCAAAATCGTTACAGAAATCCATGTTGCGGACAGCATACCTGCGCTGCTTGATTGAAAGGTGGGAGCAGATCCCCCTTGTTGTATGTAGCAAGTATGACATCTTCCAATGACAATTCACCTAGTTCTGTTCCTGCTATCAACTTGTTTAGGTTATCCACATAACCCCTATGGTGCTTCCCCCAGTGATACTCTAACGTCTCCTTGCTCATATGCGGCTCCAATGCATCCTGCTCAAAACCAAACATCAAAACAAAGTGTCAAATTTACACAGCATTGTCATACAAAGCGAACAAGTACCTGAATTTTACGGATCATTTCCAGCTAAACTAGCTAGAATTCTCAATATATAGCTACTCAAAGTACAGTTTCTTATACGAGTACCCGAATTTTACTATCTCAATATGGTTAATAAAGGATGAAAGCTTGTAACTTTATGGAAATGAGTCAAAACCCACTGGTAAAACAGTGATTAGCTACACAAAACCAGCTTGTATTTATATATAAGAAACTTCATATGCAAAGAAAAAGCTTACTTACCAGTGGATATGGAGGAGGCTTCAGCTCAAATTGTGCCCTAATATCGATGGCACCGACTTTCCTTCTGCATTTTCTCTGCTTTGACAGCATCAAAatcccaaattaaaattttatatacaacgaaatcaaattttcaaacattttcttcaaaattctCAGAAACCAAAGGAAACCCATCTCTGCTTGtacgaaaataaaatttaaaaaattttaaaacaggCGAACCTGTTTCTTTGGCCATTGCAAACTGCGAGCCGGTCCCAGACTTCCACTGAGCCCTGCAAATTTCGATTAACCGTTAAACTTAATGAAAACCCACTTGCACACAGAGGAAGAGAAGGAGGGGGGAGGCGGGTAACGAGTGCAATGACCTTGACAGGACGGACCCAGTGCGCACGTTAGCGGACCAGTCGTAGCTTGGGGTGCcgttgctgctgctgcagcaACTCCGATTGGTGTTACCATGTCTTAAAGTTGAAAACTTTGGATAAAGAAGCAGCTCAACACTTTTAACAGGGGATGGGACTGCATAGTAAATGTTTTATTTTGGGAGGGGCTTGAGTAAAATATATCAACTTTGTTGGGTCTATCTTATGTGTCATTGTGTCaacgtttttttggtcaatcaTTGTGGCAAATTGATGTCGTTAAATTAGGTAAATAGTACTGAAATTGGAATTTACTTTCCAaaccattattttttttttcctgattcCAAACCATTATTGGAGAACAAGATTTGAACTTTGCACATTAAATTAATAATCTAATTTGGCCAATTATTGTGTCAAAATTGAGTGTAGAAGGAGCATTGAATCACTATATTGTTCGAACTTAATTATTTATTGTTAAATGTTAgagttttattacaaaatatttttagtCTTCTAAATTTCTGAATGTGAGACTTATATATAATACACCCCTTACATGAGATTATTACATAATAGGCTACATGTGGAATCAATCTCACATCGGATATTAACGCGGAAACATGATGTTACATTAAATTTGGTAACTTGGGCATGACCCGAACCCACATAACTCACAATCAACACCACTCTAATATCATGTTAAATAATGTCCCATGAAGGCATAGTTGCCCCATTAGGGCATGCACttcctatgttttttttttcttttctttttttgtgatGGCGCCTTGGAGAGTTGGAGTTTTGCAAAATCCTCTTGGTTTGGTGAAACGAGTAAGCAACTCGGTCGAATGTGGTGCCAACTACctccaaatgagaaaaatgtcTGCAATCTCACTCAATGCGTGGCCATTTTCAGTTGCGGACGATTCAGTTGTTTTGTTGTATTAGTTTAGTTTGAAATGGAACGGAAAACTAAGAGATGTGATGCGAATGCATTTTGCAGGTATACGAGAAGATGGCGAAGAAGGACAATGCAAGGTACCAGAGGCAGTGCAGGCAGTTGATGGGAAAGCCGCTCGTGGTACTGCGAAACGGCAGATCATGAGGATAACAGAAAACGTAGATGATTTCAGCATAATACTGTAATGTAAGTGATAAATATGCGTTACATTTTCCTTGTTATTAAGCCTGTGATTTTGCTGGTGCTTAGGAAATTTGGACCTTCACATTTCCGTATACAGAACAGGAGAACGAAAACAGATGACGAAAATCACAGGGAGAATTTCTTCTTCCGCTTAAGCATTTTACTTGATGTTAGCTGCGGTTCCTGCAAAAGAAATGACAAAGGAAAGTTCAATAAACGGAACATTTCTTATGCCTCCGAACTAATTCAGAAGCAATGACGATCAT is a window from the Pyrus communis chromosome 16, drPyrComm1.1, whole genome shotgun sequence genome containing:
- the LOC137720653 gene encoding superoxide dismutase [Fe], chloroplastic-like, translating into MVTPIGVAAAAATAPQATTGPLTCALGPSCQGLSGSLGPARSLQWPKKQRKCRRKVGAIDIRAQFELKPPPYPLDALEPHMSKETLEYHWGKHHRGYVDNLNKLIAGTELGELSLEDVILATYNKGDLLPPFNQAAQIWNHDFFWESMKPGGGGKPSGELLELINRDFGSFERLIDDLRSAATTQLGSGWAWLAYKANRLDVGNAVNPKPSDEDKKLVVVKSPNAVNPLIWDYSPLLTIDVWEHAYYLDFQNRRADYLSIFMEKLVSWEAVSSRLEIAKARATEREEEEERKTREEEEKTSDGEVPEIYVDNKSDDSETE